The Polyangiaceae bacterium genome includes a region encoding these proteins:
- a CDS encoding helix-turn-helix transcriptional regulator, whose product MKLGAEIRSRRKALGLTLDDLAERSNLSPHYLSTLENDRRDPRLSTILAVAKALRVSAAELLGPSVPQAAAQRIGPRFERLPPDAQEAVVVLAQMAVAAPGRKAARPRGKRG is encoded by the coding sequence ATGAAGCTCGGCGCGGAAATTAGGTCCCGACGCAAGGCGCTGGGCCTGACGCTCGATGACCTTGCGGAACGTTCGAACCTCTCGCCGCACTACCTCTCCACGCTCGAGAACGACCGCCGTGACCCGCGCCTCTCGACGATCCTTGCGGTAGCCAAGGCCCTCCGGGTTTCCGCCGCCGAGCTCCTCGGCCCCTCCGTTCCGCAAGCCGCCGCCCAGCGCATCGGCCCGCGATTCGAGCGCCTGCCGCCGGACGCGCAGGAGGCCGTGGTCGTCCTCGCCCAGATGGCGGTCGCTGCTCCCGGGCGGAAGGCAGCTCGCCCGCGCGGGAAGCGGGGCTGA